A region from the Aeromicrobium choanae genome encodes:
- a CDS encoding AAA family ATPase gives MKVERIWWREIGAEDYFTMEKSSRGLRGRTTLEIRQIPDLMEFVGLDRNISPEAWQDVRIVPRVVGDPDVSAPLVFKAHRRHGVYELHAQNRNDERHERHPAWLPLHGWPDLRIPTSVEDAKAVLAELGGLHVYVARTQSGQYFAGHTTGASLPAGWPASCQPLFTGSESGVITVGSGSVQTLTPLARKILDAFRDRKSVLVYGPPATGKTHAVAQVRQILDDAWTGGEAVEIDPHRIDQPFTSGFEASPIAPPVITDWVTFHQDYGYEDFVVGLRPTGEGIRLAPFAGRLLDLAIRLDRQGRGSALLVIDEINRGNVPKILGDFMTFMDTSYRRGRDGDSRSAIPVNLPKVQRSPTGDPVTEPIWMISGDSYMLPQPWTFPYDVNILATMNSVDRAVAPLDSAIGRRFERIDAYADLDFLAQHLGVSIEIATAPDIDAGHWTPQAAAVALLGYLNDEITERLGQDYELGHLYLWNIATWEDLQRVWDHDIWPQIRDRFGARPDQLADLLRVNSRNAPPNYPFRTRTLTGRALAVDSLMGQSHEDTAIALDFLVRG, from the coding sequence ATGAAGGTGGAGCGCATCTGGTGGCGCGAGATCGGCGCCGAGGACTACTTCACGATGGAGAAGTCCTCGCGAGGCCTCCGCGGCAGGACGACTCTGGAGATCCGCCAGATCCCGGACCTCATGGAGTTCGTCGGCCTGGACCGCAACATCTCGCCGGAGGCGTGGCAGGACGTGCGCATCGTCCCGCGCGTCGTGGGCGATCCCGACGTGTCGGCCCCCCTCGTCTTCAAAGCCCACCGCAGGCACGGCGTGTACGAGCTCCACGCCCAGAACCGCAACGACGAGCGCCACGAGCGCCACCCCGCCTGGCTGCCCCTCCACGGCTGGCCGGACCTGCGCATCCCCACCTCGGTCGAGGATGCCAAGGCGGTCCTGGCCGAGCTCGGCGGGCTGCACGTGTACGTCGCGCGCACCCAGTCGGGCCAGTACTTCGCCGGGCACACCACCGGAGCCTCCCTGCCGGCCGGCTGGCCGGCCTCCTGCCAGCCCCTGTTCACCGGCTCGGAGTCGGGCGTCATCACCGTCGGCAGCGGATCGGTGCAGACGCTGACCCCGCTCGCGCGCAAGATCCTCGACGCCTTCCGCGACCGCAAGAGCGTGCTCGTCTACGGCCCGCCCGCCACCGGCAAGACCCACGCCGTGGCCCAGGTCCGCCAGATCCTCGACGACGCGTGGACCGGCGGCGAGGCCGTCGAGATCGACCCGCACCGCATCGACCAGCCGTTCACGTCGGGGTTCGAGGCCTCGCCGATCGCGCCCCCCGTCATCACCGACTGGGTCACCTTCCACCAGGACTACGGCTACGAGGACTTCGTCGTCGGCCTGCGCCCCACCGGCGAGGGCATCCGCCTCGCCCCGTTCGCGGGCCGCCTGCTCGACCTCGCGATCCGCCTCGACCGCCAGGGCCGCGGCTCGGCGCTGCTGGTGATCGACGAGATCAACCGCGGCAACGTCCCGAAGATCCTCGGCGACTTCATGACCTTCATGGACACGTCCTACCGGCGCGGTCGCGACGGCGACTCCCGCTCGGCGATCCCGGTGAACCTGCCGAAGGTGCAGCGCAGCCCCACCGGCGACCCCGTGACCGAGCCGATCTGGATGATCTCGGGCGACTCCTACATGCTGCCCCAGCCGTGGACGTTCCCGTACGACGTGAACATCCTCGCCACGATGAACTCGGTGGACCGCGCGGTCGCCCCGCTGGACTCGGCGATCGGCCGGCGCTTCGAGCGCATCGACGCCTACGCCGACCTCGACTTCCTGGCCCAGCACCTGGGGGTCAGCATCGAGATCGCCACCGCCCCCGACATCGATGCCGGGCACTGGACGCCCCAGGCGGCGGCCGTGGCGCTGCTGGGCTACCTGAACGACGAGATCACCGAGCGCCTCGGGCAGGACTACGAGCTCGGCCACCTCTACTTGTGGAACATCGCGACGTGGGAGGACCTCCAGCGCGTGTGGGACCACGACATCTGGCCGCAGATCCGGGACCGCTTCGGCGCGCGCCCGGACCAGCTGGCCGACCTGTTGCGCGTGAACTCGCGCAATGCTCCGCCGAACTACCCCTTCCGTACGCGGACGCTGACGGGCCGTGCCCTGGCCGTCGACTCCTTGATGGGCCAGTCCCACGAGGACACCGCGATCGCTCTCGACTTCCTGGTGCGTGGATGA
- a CDS encoding 5-methylcytosine restriction system specificity protein McrC: protein MTGQTLLEGGPAQPFTGTAADLDELRLRSTELATRLNLTEEPFVIDDAAGTIQVRGVAGFVALGDSTIEIMPHVLRHDPGWRVSMLTMLTTVHHLEWVPRVDRGSRHAGLSDLLGMIVAGAMGRASSEGVPRTYVERTAVTPSIRGQVDAGRMWRRVVDPYSVDCRFSEFVSDGPVTSSLKWACGELAGAVQQPWLESELRAYADLFPEASRDLPPPSVMDGLQLTPQFGFLSDALDVARVLSMGPQNGTSGRADGPTRAFLWSTEKLFGDFVQEVAERAAKGAGFTAYRGSRGRRLNDVNAAEGAVDTVVESDSELVAVSVCAQEYTEDLADLLSIGLIAAGRELGASDIAIVFPASMGLRPGTQLRVREPGGPSMLHLLTVDPSGLGEHGGMARVLNEFELDLSMVLTIAQRRPVGSRRLGGTA from the coding sequence ATGACCGGACAGACCCTGCTCGAGGGCGGACCCGCCCAGCCGTTCACGGGCACCGCCGCCGACCTCGACGAGCTGCGGCTCCGATCGACCGAGCTGGCCACGCGCCTCAACCTGACCGAGGAGCCGTTCGTCATCGACGACGCGGCCGGCACGATCCAGGTCCGTGGCGTGGCGGGCTTCGTCGCCCTCGGCGACTCGACGATCGAGATCATGCCCCACGTCCTGCGTCACGACCCGGGCTGGCGCGTCTCGATGCTGACGATGCTGACCACGGTCCACCACCTCGAGTGGGTGCCCCGAGTCGATCGCGGTTCGCGCCACGCGGGCCTGTCCGACCTCCTCGGCATGATCGTGGCCGGCGCCATGGGCCGCGCGTCCTCCGAGGGAGTGCCACGCACCTACGTCGAGCGCACCGCCGTCACGCCCTCGATCCGCGGTCAGGTCGACGCGGGCCGGATGTGGCGCCGGGTCGTCGATCCCTACAGCGTCGACTGCCGCTTCTCCGAGTTCGTGTCCGACGGCCCGGTCACCTCCTCCCTCAAGTGGGCGTGCGGTGAGCTGGCCGGTGCCGTGCAGCAGCCGTGGCTCGAGTCCGAGCTGCGGGCGTACGCCGACCTCTTCCCCGAGGCCTCGCGCGACCTGCCCCCGCCGTCGGTCATGGACGGGCTCCAGCTGACGCCGCAGTTCGGCTTCCTCAGCGACGCGCTCGACGTTGCGCGCGTGCTCTCGATGGGTCCGCAGAACGGCACCAGTGGCCGTGCCGACGGTCCCACCCGCGCCTTCCTCTGGAGCACCGAGAAGCTGTTCGGCGACTTCGTCCAGGAGGTCGCCGAGCGGGCCGCCAAGGGGGCCGGCTTCACCGCGTACCGCGGCTCGCGGGGCCGGCGGCTCAACGACGTGAACGCCGCGGAGGGTGCGGTGGACACGGTGGTCGAGTCCGACTCCGAGCTCGTGGCCGTCTCCGTGTGTGCGCAGGAGTACACCGAGGACCTCGCCGACCTGCTGTCCATCGGCCTCATCGCGGCCGGTCGGGAGCTCGGCGCCTCCGACATCGCCATCGTCTTCCCCGCCAGCATGGGCCTGCGCCCCGGTACCCAGCTGCGCGTGCGCGAGCCCGGAGGCCCGTCGATGCTGCACCTGCTCACCGTCGACCCCTCGGGGCTGGGGGAGCACGGCGGCATGGCGCGCGTCCTGAACGAGTTCGAGCTCGACCTGTCGATGGTGCTCACCATCGCGCAGCGCCGTCCCGTCGGATCGCGCCGCCTCGGCGGCACCGCCTGA
- a CDS encoding DEAD/DEAH box helicase, translating into MATPTELQIALRHPVRFVQDPDDPTRSTFVFDTPRGPVEATANEAVGPLSGGIRALTADPSVRAWATPSIIALRLMATGTLASPGSSEMQQMLDAGRAVGPTPAEGQASIRAFLAALVAGAPAVATTPQRRRETEQPRPTIERPTSFSYRLDVTLSEQADAMADLELHVRPQAMNRASVPAPTVLTRDDHHLGPAARPALVAMLERLAVSWPPAAQLAREGRVRVTPEELGELGQGRPQVAALANRIEIDWPEGLRHDVRATGVVSRVDREEPRLERDHDRPRAFTSDQLFRFDWSVSVGGEHLSRAEVEQLAESQSGMLHLRDRWVMVDQQQVARVLAGHGRTLDPGEALRAAVTGSLEIDGLETEVDTVGWLEDVRRRLAEQDVDITPAAQPDSLDGQLREYQLRGLRWMSQLVDLGLGGILADDMGLGKTLMLIALHLHLDSPEPTLVVCPASVLATWEREIARFAPGVPVYRYHGPRRSLADAKSGFVVTTYATMRSSVEELRRHRWNLVVADEAQHVKNPGSGAAQALRRIDSEARMALTGTPVENHLGELWALLDWTTPGLLGTREQFRREWSRQIERDHDTERAAGLSQLIRPFVLRRRKTDPGIAPELPPKIETDHRVPLSREQVGLYEAVVQRTMSEIADSTGIRRRGLVVKLLTQLKQICNHPAQFLHEPEARLTGRSGKLETFDELVEEIVDEGGAALVFTQYAQMGRLLARRLGERKVRHDFLHGGTPVSRREQMVNAFQEGETDVFVLSLKAAGTGLNLTRADHVVHYDRWWNPAVEDQATDRAHRIGQTKNVQVHRLVAEGTIEESIAELISAKRALADAVVNAGEAALTELTDAELEVLVQLRH; encoded by the coding sequence ATGGCCACGCCGACCGAGTTGCAGATCGCACTGCGGCACCCGGTCAGGTTCGTCCAGGACCCCGACGACCCGACGCGTTCGACCTTCGTCTTCGACACGCCCCGAGGCCCCGTGGAGGCCACCGCCAACGAGGCCGTCGGCCCCCTGAGTGGCGGGATCCGAGCCCTCACCGCCGACCCGAGCGTGCGTGCCTGGGCCACGCCCTCGATCATCGCCCTGCGCCTCATGGCCACCGGCACGCTCGCCTCCCCCGGATCCTCCGAGATGCAGCAGATGCTCGACGCGGGCCGCGCCGTCGGCCCCACGCCCGCCGAGGGGCAGGCGTCGATCCGCGCGTTCCTGGCGGCCCTCGTCGCCGGCGCGCCTGCCGTGGCCACCACGCCCCAGCGGCGGCGCGAGACCGAGCAGCCGCGGCCCACGATCGAGCGGCCGACCAGCTTCTCCTACCGGCTCGACGTCACGCTCTCCGAGCAGGCCGACGCGATGGCCGACCTCGAGCTCCACGTCCGCCCGCAGGCGATGAACCGCGCCTCGGTCCCCGCCCCGACCGTGCTGACCCGCGACGACCACCACCTCGGTCCCGCGGCGCGACCGGCGCTCGTCGCGATGCTCGAGCGCCTCGCCGTCAGCTGGCCGCCCGCCGCGCAGCTCGCCCGCGAGGGCCGGGTCCGGGTGACTCCCGAAGAACTGGGTGAGCTCGGCCAGGGCCGTCCCCAGGTGGCCGCGCTGGCGAACCGCATCGAGATCGACTGGCCCGAGGGCCTGCGCCACGACGTGCGCGCCACCGGCGTCGTCAGCCGCGTCGACCGCGAGGAGCCGCGCCTCGAGCGCGACCACGACCGGCCCCGGGCCTTCACCTCCGACCAGCTGTTCCGCTTCGACTGGAGCGTGTCGGTCGGTGGCGAGCACCTCAGCCGCGCCGAGGTCGAGCAGCTCGCGGAGTCGCAGTCCGGCATGCTGCACCTGCGCGACCGCTGGGTCATGGTCGACCAGCAGCAGGTGGCCCGCGTGCTGGCCGGGCACGGCCGCACCCTCGATCCCGGCGAGGCCCTGCGCGCCGCGGTCACCGGCAGCCTCGAGATCGACGGCCTCGAGACCGAGGTCGACACCGTGGGCTGGCTCGAGGACGTCCGGCGCCGGCTGGCCGAGCAGGACGTGGACATCACCCCGGCCGCCCAGCCCGACTCGCTCGACGGCCAGCTGCGCGAGTACCAGCTGCGCGGCCTGCGCTGGATGAGCCAGCTGGTCGACCTCGGGCTGGGCGGGATCCTGGCCGACGACATGGGCCTGGGCAAGACGCTCATGCTGATCGCGCTGCACCTGCACCTGGACTCCCCCGAGCCCACCCTCGTCGTCTGCCCCGCCTCCGTCCTGGCCACGTGGGAGCGCGAGATCGCCCGCTTCGCACCGGGCGTGCCCGTCTACCGCTACCACGGCCCGCGCCGCAGCCTCGCCGACGCCAAGTCCGGCTTCGTCGTGACGACCTACGCGACGATGCGCTCCAGCGTCGAGGAGCTGCGCCGCCACCGGTGGAACCTCGTGGTCGCCGACGAGGCCCAGCACGTGAAGAACCCCGGCAGCGGCGCCGCGCAGGCGCTGCGCCGGATCGACTCCGAGGCCCGCATGGCACTGACGGGCACCCCCGTGGAGAACCACCTCGGCGAGCTGTGGGCGCTGCTCGACTGGACCACGCCGGGTCTGCTCGGCACGCGCGAGCAGTTCCGGCGCGAGTGGTCGCGACAGATCGAGCGCGATCACGACACCGAGCGCGCGGCCGGGCTCTCGCAGCTCATCCGCCCCTTCGTGCTGCGCCGCCGCAAGACCGATCCCGGCATCGCGCCGGAGCTGCCGCCGAAGATCGAGACCGACCACCGCGTGCCGCTGTCCCGCGAGCAGGTCGGCCTCTACGAGGCGGTCGTCCAGCGCACGATGTCGGAGATCGCCGACTCCACCGGCATCCGCCGTCGCGGCCTGGTCGTGAAGCTGCTGACGCAGCTCAAGCAGATCTGCAACCACCCGGCGCAGTTCCTGCACGAGCCGGAGGCGCGCCTGACCGGCCGCTCGGGCAAGCTCGAGACGTTCGACGAGCTGGTCGAGGAGATCGTCGACGAGGGCGGCGCCGCGCTCGTGTTCACGCAGTACGCGCAGATGGGGCGCCTGCTCGCCCGCCGGCTGGGCGAGCGCAAGGTCCGGCACGACTTCCTGCACGGCGGCACGCCCGTGTCACGCCGCGAGCAGATGGTGAACGCGTTCCAGGAAGGCGAGACCGACGTCTTCGTCCTGTCGCTGAAGGCCGCGGGCACCGGCCTGAACCTGACCCGGGCCGACCACGTGGTCCACTACGACCGCTGGTGGAACCCCGCCGTCGAGGACCAGGCCACCGACCGGGCGCACCGCATCGGCCAGACGAAGAACGTGCAGGTGCACCGCCTCGTGGCCGAGGGCACGATCGAGGAGTCGATCGCCGAGCTGATCAGCGCCAAGCGCGCCCTGGCCGACGCCGTCGTCAATGCCGGCGAGGCCGCCCTGACCGAGCTCACGGACGCCGAGCTCGAGGTCCTGGTGCAGCTGCGCCACTGA
- a CDS encoding dioxygenase family protein → MNLRPETVPTHALSDLTNRLVPSPRMPVLFVGHGNPMNALADNSFTREWERVGAGLPSAQAIVVISAHWLTPGGTHITDAPRNPIIYDFGGFPDELYRVQYETHGDERVARILAEHLVEYEARLDSQWGLDHGTWSVLKFLAPAPQVPVLQISIDYSMPLPRLYELFGRLRDLRRRGVVFIGSGNIVHALNRVRWGGGPAWDWAQEFDAQTADALATRDVAKLVDPYRTWSAARIAVPTDDHYRPMVAALGLLEPDEEIGFFNTEIDMGSVGMRSFITAA, encoded by the coding sequence ATGAACCTGCGTCCCGAGACGGTCCCCACGCACGCGCTCTCCGACCTCACGAACCGCCTCGTGCCCAGCCCGCGCATGCCGGTGCTGTTCGTCGGCCACGGCAACCCGATGAACGCCCTCGCCGACAACTCCTTCACCCGCGAGTGGGAGCGCGTGGGCGCCGGACTGCCCTCCGCGCAGGCCATCGTCGTGATCAGCGCGCACTGGCTCACTCCCGGCGGAACGCACATCACCGACGCTCCCCGCAACCCGATCATCTACGACTTCGGCGGCTTCCCCGACGAGCTCTACCGGGTGCAGTACGAGACCCACGGGGACGAGCGGGTCGCCCGCATCCTGGCCGAGCACCTGGTCGAGTACGAGGCGCGCCTCGACAGCCAGTGGGGCCTCGACCACGGCACCTGGAGCGTGCTGAAGTTCCTCGCGCCCGCTCCGCAGGTGCCGGTGCTGCAGATCAGCATCGACTACTCGATGCCCCTGCCGCGGCTGTACGAGTTGTTCGGCCGCCTGCGCGACCTGCGCCGCCGCGGGGTCGTCTTCATCGGCAGCGGCAACATCGTGCACGCGCTGAACCGCGTCCGCTGGGGCGGCGGCCCGGCGTGGGACTGGGCGCAGGAGTTCGACGCCCAGACCGCCGACGCGCTGGCGACGCGCGACGTGGCCAAGCTCGTGGACCCGTACCGCACATGGTCGGCCGCACGGATCGCCGTGCCGACCGACGACCACTACCGCCCGATGGTGGCGGCGCTGGGCCTGCTCGAGCCCGACGAGGAGATCGGCTTCTTCAACACCGAGATCGACATGGGCTCGGTTGGCATGCGCTCGTTCATCACGGCTGCGTGA
- a CDS encoding serine hydrolase domain-containing protein, translating to MSEASLPTVSASPSPSPAPPPDFGELDRLVDSSASTCTLVLRGDEVVHEHPAGSRHATRRVYSITKSVVGVLLAVAAADGALELDDPVARLVPEWPDESRDVTVRHLMSMTSGREWSEALDRAMIGASDQTAAALAVGQQDPPGTAWRYDNLASQVLSAVLESAVGDAEAFARDRLFEPLGLADTSWNRDGAGRLTTYAGIVSSCADLARLGVMMRDGGEFEGRRILSAEAVSMLVTTSAEGNAAYGLLWWNNAEGRVVEVRRAAGFDVDREPFRGRLAPSVPTDAFWALGWGNQLLAVVPSQDVVAVRLGPKPAGPDDLTFDGFTAAVLAGWDVTQP from the coding sequence TTGTCCGAGGCATCCCTGCCCACCGTCTCCGCGTCGCCGAGCCCGAGTCCCGCTCCCCCGCCCGACTTCGGTGAGCTCGACCGACTGGTCGACTCCAGCGCCTCCACGTGCACGCTCGTGCTGCGTGGCGACGAGGTCGTCCACGAGCACCCCGCCGGCTCGCGGCACGCGACGCGGCGCGTCTACTCGATCACGAAGTCCGTGGTGGGCGTGCTCCTCGCGGTCGCCGCGGCCGACGGCGCACTCGAGCTCGACGACCCGGTCGCCCGCCTCGTGCCCGAGTGGCCCGACGAGTCGCGCGACGTCACGGTGCGGCACCTCATGTCGATGACCTCGGGACGCGAGTGGTCCGAGGCGCTCGACCGGGCGATGATCGGCGCGAGCGATCAGACCGCCGCCGCCCTGGCCGTGGGCCAGCAGGACCCGCCGGGCACCGCATGGCGCTACGACAACCTCGCCAGTCAGGTGCTGTCGGCCGTGCTGGAGTCGGCCGTCGGCGACGCGGAGGCGTTCGCGCGCGATCGGCTGTTCGAGCCCCTGGGACTGGCCGACACCAGCTGGAACCGCGACGGCGCGGGCCGGCTGACGACCTACGCCGGGATCGTCTCGTCGTGCGCCGACCTGGCCCGGCTCGGCGTGATGATGCGTGACGGCGGGGAGTTCGAGGGGCGCCGCATCCTGTCGGCCGAGGCGGTGTCCATGCTGGTCACGACCTCGGCCGAGGGCAACGCCGCCTACGGCCTGCTGTGGTGGAACAACGCCGAGGGCCGCGTCGTCGAGGTGCGGCGGGCGGCCGGCTTCGACGTCGACCGCGAGCCGTTCCGGGGCCGGCTGGCACCCTCGGTGCCCACCGACGCCTTCTGGGCGCTCGGGTGGGGCAACCAGCTGCTCGCGGTGGTGCCGTCGCAGGACGTGGTCGCGGTACGCCTCGGGCCGAAGCCCGCGGGACCCGACGACCTCACGTTCGACGGCTTCACCGCCGCCGTGCTCGCCGGCTGGGACGTCACGCAGCCGTGA
- a CDS encoding acetyl-CoA hydrolase/transferase family protein, with the protein MSRVTCPVVSERIMTAEEAVRFIRPGDNVGMSGFTGAGYPKAVPPALAARARAAHDAGEDFRIGLWTGASTAPQADGVLAEAHAISKRLPYNSDPLLRRQINAGEVDYVDAHLSHSAQQMWFGFYGPLDVAVIEVTAILPDGLLVPGSSVGNNKTWLDQADKVILEVNHWQPRELEGFHDIYGGTALPPHRRPLTLTEPMQRIGEPYLKVDPAKVVAVVETREPDAGAAFSAPDDVSRAIAGHALEFLRGEVGAGRMPPELLPLQSGVGNVANAVLQGLDDSEFTNLVAYTEVLQDGMLTLLDSGTLRAASTASFGLSREGMERFHAGIDGYKGRILMRSEEISNHPEVIRRLGVIAMNGMIEADIYGNVNSTHVMGSAVMNGIGGSGDFARNAYLNFFLTPSTAKGGAISTIVPMVSHVDHTEHDVHVIVTEHGLADLRGLSPRARAERIIAHCAHPDFRPQLRDYLERALAARPDARHTPHLLGEALSWHQRYLDTGRM; encoded by the coding sequence ATGAGTCGTGTGACGTGCCCGGTGGTGTCTGAGCGGATCATGACCGCCGAGGAGGCGGTCCGGTTCATCCGTCCCGGCGACAACGTCGGGATGAGCGGGTTCACCGGCGCGGGCTATCCCAAGGCCGTGCCTCCTGCTCTCGCCGCCCGCGCCCGCGCCGCGCACGACGCCGGCGAGGACTTCCGGATCGGCCTGTGGACCGGTGCCTCCACCGCTCCACAGGCCGACGGCGTCCTGGCCGAGGCGCACGCCATCTCCAAGCGGCTGCCCTACAACTCCGACCCGCTGCTGCGGCGCCAGATCAACGCCGGCGAGGTCGACTACGTCGACGCCCACCTGAGCCACTCGGCCCAGCAGATGTGGTTCGGCTTCTACGGCCCGCTCGACGTCGCCGTCATCGAGGTGACCGCGATCCTGCCCGACGGCCTCCTCGTCCCGGGCAGCTCGGTGGGCAACAACAAGACCTGGCTCGACCAGGCCGACAAGGTGATCCTCGAGGTCAACCACTGGCAGCCCCGCGAGCTCGAGGGCTTCCACGACATCTACGGCGGCACCGCGCTGCCGCCCCACCGCCGCCCGCTCACGCTCACCGAGCCGATGCAGCGGATCGGCGAGCCGTACCTGAAGGTCGACCCGGCGAAGGTCGTCGCCGTGGTCGAGACCCGTGAGCCCGACGCCGGCGCCGCGTTCTCCGCGCCCGACGACGTCTCGCGCGCGATCGCCGGCCACGCCCTGGAGTTCCTGCGCGGCGAGGTGGGCGCCGGCCGGATGCCTCCCGAGCTGCTGCCGTTGCAGTCGGGCGTGGGCAACGTCGCGAACGCGGTGCTGCAAGGGCTCGACGACAGCGAGTTCACGAACCTCGTGGCGTACACCGAGGTGCTGCAGGACGGCATGCTCACGCTGCTCGACTCGGGCACCCTGCGGGCGGCGTCGACGGCCTCGTTCGGCCTGTCCCGCGAGGGGATGGAGCGGTTCCACGCCGGGATCGACGGCTACAAGGGCCGGATCCTCATGCGCAGCGAGGAGATCTCCAACCACCCGGAGGTCATCCGACGGCTCGGCGTGATCGCCATGAACGGCATGATCGAGGCCGACATCTACGGCAACGTGAACTCCACCCACGTCATGGGCAGCGCGGTCATGAACGGCATCGGCGGCAGCGGCGACTTCGCGCGCAACGCCTACCTGAACTTCTTCCTCACGCCCTCGACGGCCAAGGGCGGTGCGATCTCCACGATCGTGCCCATGGTCAGCCACGTCGACCACACCGAGCACGACGTGCACGTCATCGTCACCGAGCACGGGCTCGCCGACCTGCGCGGCCTGTCACCGCGGGCCCGCGCCGAGCGGATCATCGCCCACTGCGCCCACCCGGACTTCCGTCCGCAGCTGCGCGACTACCTCGAGCGCGCCCTCGCGGCACGGCCCGACGCCCGGCACACCCCGCACCTGCTCGGCGAAGCCCTCTCGTGGCACCAGCGCTACCTGGACACGGGCCGGATGTGA
- a CDS encoding thioredoxin family protein, producing MTTINLTADTFQDTVTGEGITLVDWWAGWCGPCMQFAPVYEAASERHPDITFAKIDTEAEQELSAAVQITSIPTLMAFRDGVLLYAQPGALPAEALDQIIGQVRDLDMEQVRREIDAQEAQAQAPEVPEASQN from the coding sequence ATGACCACGATCAACCTGACTGCCGACACGTTCCAGGACACCGTCACCGGTGAGGGCATCACCCTGGTGGACTGGTGGGCCGGCTGGTGCGGGCCGTGCATGCAGTTCGCCCCGGTCTACGAGGCCGCCAGTGAGCGCCACCCCGACATCACGTTCGCCAAGATCGACACCGAGGCCGAGCAGGAGCTCTCCGCCGCGGTCCAGATCACCTCGATCCCCACGCTGATGGCGTTCCGCGACGGCGTGCTGCTGTACGCCCAGCCCGGCGCGCTGCCGGCCGAGGCCCTCGACCAGATCATCGGTCAGGTCCGCGACCTCGACATGGAGCAGGTCCGCCGCGAGATCGACGCCCAGGAGGCCCAGGCCCAGGCGCCCGAGGTTCCGGAGGCCTCGCAGAACTGA
- a CDS encoding PQQ-dependent sugar dehydrogenase: protein MDRRSVIVGGAALGAAWLAGCSGDDPKLRPSASTATTTASEPPPTTASTPPAPTPIDPRIDGTIASGLNVPWAIVFLADGSALVTQRDDASIVRVTADGDVSKVGDVPGVAPGGEGGLQGLAVAPDESALYAYLTGPDDNRVVRLEFDGDRIGGAEPILTGLAKAFNHQGGALTFDRRGRLFVAVGDAANTATPQDRSSLNGKILRIDTQGRPVDGNPFGNEVWSYGHRNVEGLAWDASGRLWASEFGDRSQDELNRIVKGGNYGWPLVEGDSDDERFVRPKVTWPTADASPAGLAISGDRAFVAALRGERLWQVPLEGTSAGEPRAFFTRELGRLRAVAAAPDGSLWLGTSNTDGRGRPGRADDRIVRVAISG from the coding sequence ATGGATCGCCGGAGCGTCATCGTCGGGGGAGCGGCCCTGGGCGCCGCCTGGCTGGCCGGCTGCAGCGGCGACGACCCGAAGCTCCGTCCCAGCGCCTCGACCGCGACGACCACGGCGTCCGAGCCGCCGCCCACCACCGCGAGCACCCCTCCGGCGCCGACGCCGATCGACCCGCGGATCGACGGCACGATCGCGTCGGGCCTCAACGTCCCGTGGGCGATCGTGTTCCTCGCCGACGGATCGGCCCTGGTGACCCAGCGCGACGACGCCTCGATCGTGCGGGTCACCGCCGACGGTGACGTGTCCAAGGTGGGCGACGTCCCCGGCGTGGCCCCCGGCGGCGAGGGCGGCCTGCAGGGGCTGGCCGTGGCGCCCGACGAGTCGGCGCTCTACGCCTACCTCACGGGACCCGACGACAACCGCGTGGTGCGCCTCGAGTTCGACGGCGACCGCATCGGCGGCGCCGAGCCGATCCTCACCGGCCTCGCGAAGGCGTTCAACCACCAGGGCGGGGCGCTGACGTTCGACCGCCGCGGCCGGCTCTTCGTCGCGGTCGGCGACGCGGCGAACACCGCCACCCCGCAGGACCGCTCCTCGCTGAACGGCAAGATCCTGCGCATCGACACCCAGGGCCGCCCGGTCGACGGGAACCCGTTCGGCAACGAGGTGTGGTCGTACGGGCACCGCAACGTCGAGGGGCTGGCGTGGGACGCGTCCGGGCGCCTGTGGGCCAGCGAGTTCGGCGATCGCAGCCAGGACGAGCTCAACCGGATCGTCAAGGGCGGCAACTACGGCTGGCCGCTGGTGGAGGGGGACAGCGACGACGAGCGCTTCGTCCGCCCGAAGGTCACGTGGCCGACGGCGGACGCGTCGCCCGCCGGGCTGGCGATCAGCGGTGACCGTGCCTTCGTGGCGGCGCTGCGCGGGGAGCGGCTGTGGCAGGTCCCGCTCGAGGGCACCTCCGCCGGGGAGCCGCGCGCGTTCTTCACCCGCGAGCTCGGGCGACTGCGCGCCGTGGCGGCCGCGCCCGACGGCTCCCTGTGGCTGGGCACCTCCAACACCGACGGCCGGGGCCGGCCCGGCCGCGCCGACGACCGGATCGTGCGTGTTGCGATATCCGGCTGA
- the cspE gene encoding transcription antiterminator/RNA stability regulator CspE, with translation MATGTVKWFNADKGFGFIAPDDGGEDVFAHYSAIQSGGYRSLNENQKVEFDVEQGQKGLQAANIRPL, from the coding sequence ATGGCCACCGGTACCGTCAAGTGGTTCAACGCTGACAAGGGCTTCGGATTCATCGCCCCCGACGACGGCGGCGAGGACGTGTTCGCGCACTACTCGGCAATCCAGTCGGGCGGCTACCGCTCGCTGAACGAGAACCAGAAGGTCGAGTTCGACGTGGAGCAGGGCCAGAAGGGCCTCCAGGCCGCGAACATCCGGCCGCTCTGA